Proteins encoded together in one Streptomyces umbrinus window:
- a CDS encoding VirB4 family type IV secretion system protein — MTRPLFSHRRQASAEEPAVDGALLLDAAGPEAIEVHARALAVGAHLATTLVVTGYPAEVTAGWLAPLLNFPGHLDLALHIEPVPNPVAAAGLKKQRARLESGRRTGYDKGHLDDPEVEAAAADAADLAYRIARGEGKLFHVALYLTVHAHDEDTLAEQAAAVRAIAESLLMTVAPTTYRALPGWLATLPLGIDTLKIRRTFDTAALAACFPFTSPDLPIATGHDGAASGVLYGLNAVSGAPVVWDRFGQDNYNSITLARSGAGKSYLAKLELLRLLFTGATASVIDPEDEYVRLAETVGGSVIALGADGVRLNPFDLPATADGGEDVLTRRVLFLHTFLAVLLGAELSAAEKAVLDRAVLAAYAHAGITADARTWTRTPPQLADLATVLAKDGSPTAVDLADRLVPYTTGSHAQLFNGPSTAAICGHLVVFALRQLPEEVKAPAMLLALDAIWRQVTSRPQSGRHLVVVDEAWLLMRDGAGARFLFRMAKAARKYWTGLAVVTQDADDVLASDLGRAIVSNAATQVLLRQAPQAIDTISENFHLCHGEREFLLSATRGEALLLTGDRRHKVALISIAAPGEHEVITTDPGELAAQHTARHVDDAPEPDGPSIDDGVGEGWDL; from the coding sequence ATGACCCGACCCCTCTTCAGCCACCGACGACAGGCCAGCGCGGAAGAGCCGGCCGTCGACGGCGCCCTGCTGCTGGATGCGGCCGGTCCCGAGGCCATCGAGGTGCACGCACGCGCCCTCGCCGTGGGCGCGCACCTGGCCACCACACTGGTGGTCACCGGCTACCCGGCCGAAGTCACCGCGGGCTGGCTCGCCCCGCTGCTGAACTTCCCCGGCCACCTCGACCTCGCCCTGCACATCGAACCGGTCCCCAACCCAGTGGCCGCCGCCGGGCTGAAGAAGCAACGCGCCCGGCTGGAATCCGGCCGCCGCACCGGCTACGACAAGGGCCACCTGGACGACCCGGAGGTGGAAGCCGCCGCCGCGGACGCCGCCGACCTCGCCTACCGCATCGCCCGCGGCGAGGGAAAACTCTTCCACGTCGCCCTGTACCTGACCGTGCACGCCCACGACGAGGACACCCTCGCCGAGCAGGCCGCCGCCGTCCGCGCGATCGCCGAGTCCCTGCTCATGACGGTGGCCCCGACCACCTACCGGGCCCTGCCGGGCTGGCTGGCCACCCTCCCGCTCGGCATCGACACGCTCAAGATCCGCCGCACCTTCGACACCGCCGCGCTCGCCGCCTGTTTCCCTTTCACCAGCCCCGACCTGCCCATCGCCACCGGCCACGACGGCGCCGCGTCGGGGGTGCTGTATGGGCTGAACGCCGTCTCCGGCGCTCCCGTCGTCTGGGACCGCTTCGGCCAGGACAACTACAACTCCATCACTCTGGCCCGCTCCGGCGCTGGCAAGTCCTACCTCGCCAAACTCGAGCTGCTGCGGCTGCTGTTCACCGGCGCCACGGCCTCGGTGATCGACCCGGAGGACGAGTACGTGCGCCTCGCCGAGACCGTCGGCGGCAGCGTCATCGCGCTCGGCGCCGACGGCGTACGCCTCAACCCCTTCGATCTCCCGGCCACGGCGGACGGCGGGGAGGACGTCCTGACGCGGCGTGTGCTGTTCCTGCACACCTTCCTCGCAGTCCTGCTGGGCGCCGAGCTTTCCGCGGCCGAGAAGGCGGTCCTCGACCGGGCGGTTCTCGCCGCGTACGCGCACGCCGGGATCACTGCCGACGCCCGCACCTGGACTCGCACTCCGCCCCAACTCGCCGATCTTGCCACGGTGCTGGCCAAGGACGGCAGTCCCACGGCTGTGGATCTCGCCGACCGGCTGGTCCCGTACACCACCGGCTCGCACGCTCAGTTGTTCAACGGTCCCAGTACTGCCGCCATCTGCGGGCACCTGGTGGTGTTCGCGCTGCGGCAATTGCCCGAAGAGGTCAAGGCCCCGGCGATGCTGCTGGCCTTGGACGCGATCTGGCGGCAGGTCACCTCCCGCCCCCAGTCGGGCCGTCACCTCGTGGTGGTCGACGAGGCGTGGCTGCTGATGCGGGACGGGGCCGGCGCCCGGTTCCTGTTCCGCATGGCCAAGGCTGCCCGCAAGTACTGGACGGGCCTGGCTGTGGTCACCCAGGACGCCGACGACGTGCTCGCCTCCGATCTGGGGCGGGCCATCGTGTCGAACGCGGCGACCCAGGTCCTGCTGCGCCAGGCCCCGCAGGCCATCGACACGATCAGCGAGAACTTTCATCTCTGCCACGGCGAGCGGGAGTTCCTGCTCTCCGCGACCCGCGGCGAGGCCCTGCTGCTGACCGGCGACCGCCGCCACAAGGTCGCCCTGATCAGCATCGCGGCACCCGGCGAACACGAAGTGATCACCACGGACCCGGGCGAACTCGCCGCCCAGCACACTGCCCGGCACGTGGACGACGCCCCCGAACCCGATGGCCCTTCCATCGATGATGGCGTCGGCGAGGGGTGGGACCTATGA